The Mercurialis annua linkage group LG8, ddMerAnnu1.2, whole genome shotgun sequence genome window below encodes:
- the LOC126660942 gene encoding uncharacterized protein LOC126660942 encodes MPPKPKVGLRRIDAALDAIHPMGFPKPLIRQTIKNLLKVYGGDLGWPFIEENSYEVVVKTILEEQGWPDKEDDRPELLENAEQTLLIENGTSKDDKTEARPEAQIPCLSEHSEQVQPPSNDSPPRKKLAIQACSPRKSSSPVANSMDENSQAKLETKLIKPLISAGVSSPLLPSPPVAESLPTRISAGVSSPLLPSPLVVESLPTRISAGVSSPLLPSPPAVETRPTRRRKPCYGWLSSDDEEEPEAANLVAADSLPQP; translated from the exons atgcCTCCAAAACCAAAA GTGGGTTTGAGACGCATTGATGCTGCTCTTGATGCTATTCATCCAATGGGGTTTCCTAAACCTTTGATTCGTCAAACTATCAAAAATCTACTCAAG GTTTATGGTGGAGATTTAGGTTGGCCATTTATTGAAGAGAATTCTTATGAAGTTGTAGTTAAGACCATTCTTGAGGAACAAGGTTGGCCTGATAAAGAAGATGATAGGCCAGAATTATTGGAAAATGCTGAGCAGACATTGTTGATTGAGAATGGAACTTCAAAG GATGACAAAACTGAAGCTAGGCCCGAAGCACAAATCCCCTGCCTTTCTGAACATTCCGAGCAAGTTCAACCACCGAGCAACGACTCCCCACCTCGAAAGAAACTCGCCATACAAGCCTGTTCCCCGAGAAAAAGCTCCTCACCTGTAGCAAATTCTATGGACGAAAATTCTCAAGCCAAGCTTGAAACAAAGCTGATAAAACCTTTGATTTCAGCAGGAGTTAGCTCTCCGCTGCTGCCATCGCCACCGGTTGCCGAATCTCTTCCTACTCGAATTTCAGCAGGAGTTAGCTCTCCGCTGCTGCCATCGCCACTGGTTGTCGAATCTCTTCCTACTCGAATTTCAGCAGGAGTTAGCTCTCCGCTGCTGCCATCTCCACCGGCTGTGGAAACTCGTCCCACTCGTAGGCGTAAACCTTGCTATGGATGGCTTAGCAGTGACGACGAGGAAGAGCCCGAGGCAGCAAATCTTGTAGCGGCAGATTCACTTCCTCAACCTTGA